From the genome of Deinococcus aerius, one region includes:
- a CDS encoding DDE-type integrase/transposase/recombinase translates to MPLAIEFKAGLKLHYRSTQWVVADPAFEDGQLRLRDPFGRVELVDLVDLHAADDFIPIIPEKDARRFDPRSVILDTYPEILVRDALDLEAHIHEYETGFASGREDLPRPGEPREAYNPALVPVMQRRENKARELVLKAHPDATGEKLDRLVRKEVERLRKLARNYREVGLIALVNLRKVPRRNPLGHNPPQVVDAARKVSAAHINRSNVTRVNLALAVKREAEKLNDGVPLARPPSNRSVQRLLRVVGKAKHLFGAAPTRRSLDNRPKHMYQGVLSTRPGEYVLFDLTPGDFFCLHPLDPGVVQRCKCLVGMDLYSRSIVTARLVPAGRAIDLSFAFHDVITPKRMLPGWPSRARYPYVGVPEHVVLRVYHLPEGTDLAAIPWVLPDTVVVDNGWIFTSRHMRNICKLLGVTILYARPYTPTDKPQIERWFRTFAQTFCQSIPGYIGSNVQQRGKNPEEDAVYFPHEVEARIGEWLATHYHFRPHGGLKHPDYPKVLLSPNDLFEVGLRTAGLLVAPLGQDIYYQLLEALPARIIHDYGVEYMGLYYDHPDLGPFRNQLSQDTHLKHRWIFRRDPRDLRYLYFQNPRTGAWVRLERKPTAFPHAQFTDELLQQAKDVAFKKTGHVRSPEEVSAALDSLVRGIQAEVPKLKQRRRELQRMQEVLRSEQDREDVLGEPVTPPPPPPPAPTLSKRPFTPVGDIPRDITDLYDFSDDDE, encoded by the coding sequence ATGCCCCTCGCCATCGAATTCAAGGCCGGGTTGAAACTCCATTACCGCAGCACCCAGTGGGTCGTCGCTGACCCCGCCTTTGAGGACGGCCAGTTGCGCCTGCGCGACCCGTTCGGCCGGGTGGAACTCGTCGACCTCGTCGACCTGCACGCCGCGGACGACTTCATCCCCATCATCCCGGAGAAGGACGCCCGCCGCTTCGACCCGCGCAGCGTCATCCTGGACACGTACCCTGAGATCCTCGTTCGGGACGCCCTCGACCTCGAAGCGCACATTCACGAGTACGAGACGGGCTTCGCGTCCGGCCGCGAGGACCTGCCCCGCCCCGGGGAGCCGCGGGAGGCGTACAACCCGGCGCTCGTGCCCGTCATGCAACGCCGGGAGAACAAGGCCCGCGAACTGGTCCTCAAAGCTCACCCTGACGCGACCGGCGAGAAGCTCGACCGCCTCGTCCGCAAGGAGGTGGAACGCCTCCGCAAGCTCGCCCGCAACTACCGCGAGGTGGGCCTGATCGCCCTGGTGAACCTGCGCAAGGTTCCCCGGCGCAATCCCCTCGGGCACAACCCGCCGCAGGTCGTGGACGCCGCCCGGAAGGTCAGCGCCGCGCACATCAACCGATCGAACGTCACCCGGGTGAACCTCGCCCTCGCCGTGAAACGCGAGGCCGAGAAGCTCAACGACGGCGTGCCGCTGGCCCGCCCCCCGTCGAACCGTTCCGTGCAGCGCCTCCTGCGGGTCGTGGGGAAAGCGAAGCACCTGTTCGGCGCCGCGCCCACCCGGCGCAGCCTCGACAACCGCCCGAAACACATGTACCAGGGCGTCCTCTCCACCCGGCCCGGCGAGTACGTCCTGTTCGACCTCACGCCCGGCGACTTCTTTTGCCTCCACCCCCTGGACCCCGGGGTCGTGCAGCGGTGCAAGTGCCTCGTCGGGATGGACCTGTACTCCCGCTCGATCGTCACGGCCCGCCTCGTGCCCGCCGGGCGCGCCATTGACCTAAGTTTCGCCTTCCACGACGTCATCACGCCCAAGCGGATGCTGCCCGGCTGGCCCTCCCGCGCCCGTTACCCGTACGTCGGCGTGCCCGAACACGTGGTGCTGCGGGTGTACCACCTGCCGGAAGGCACGGATCTCGCCGCGATCCCCTGGGTGCTCCCCGACACGGTCGTCGTCGACAACGGCTGGATCTTCACCAGCCGGCACATGCGGAACATCTGCAAACTCCTCGGCGTCACCATCCTGTACGCCCGCCCGTACACACCGACGGACAAACCCCAGATCGAACGGTGGTTCCGCACGTTCGCGCAGACCTTCTGCCAGAGCATTCCCGGGTACATCGGCAGCAACGTCCAGCAGCGCGGCAAGAACCCCGAAGAGGACGCCGTGTACTTCCCGCACGAGGTGGAAGCCCGTATCGGCGAGTGGCTCGCCACGCACTACCACTTCCGCCCGCATGGCGGGTTGAAGCACCCCGACTACCCCAAGGTGCTCCTAAGTCCGAACGACCTCTTCGAAGTGGGACTCCGCACCGCCGGGCTGCTCGTCGCGCCGCTCGGCCAGGACATCTACTACCAGCTGCTCGAAGCCCTCCCAGCGCGGATAATCCACGACTACGGCGTGGAGTACATGGGCCTGTACTACGACCACCCGGACCTCGGCCCGTTCCGCAACCAACTCTCCCAGGACACGCACCTGAAGCACCGCTGGATCTTCCGGCGGGACCCGCGCGACCTGCGGTACCTGTACTTCCAGAACCCCAGGACGGGCGCGTGGGTCCGACTGGAACGCAAACCCACCGCCTTCCCCCACGCCCAGTTCACGGACGAACTCCTCCAACAGGCGAAGGACGTCGCGTTCAAGAAAACCGGGCACGTGCGCTCCCCGGAGGAGGTGTCAGCCGCGCTGGACAGCCTCGTCCGCGGCATTCAGGCGGAGGTGCCCAAGTTGAAGCAGCGGCGCCGGGAACTTCAGCGCATGCAAGAGGTGCTGCGCTCCGAGCAGGACCGCGAGGACGTCCTCGGTGAACCCGTCACGCCCCCGCCGCCCCCACCGCCCGCACCCACGCTCTCCAAGCGTCCCTTCACACCCGTGGGGGACATTCCCCGGGACATCACGGACCTCTACGACTTCAGCGACGACGACGAGTAA
- a CDS encoding DUF4209 domain-containing protein has translation MVNAHDLDRVGINNVDLSYWLVDEGTHSYFTPMMEARQGGDGTAAHIWELLHHAGMPILDVNERAYKLHWAGPESLPRFTAEGTLATQDILDLVTLMPHVQHPGMRARIGDIAWHTAERKDRKYVVRAARDAVEAYLTYANHLVQHPSNFDVDIAEALTRAWDLTLSVAKSDEGLKGRVLDEALKVVRDDERHPTTRLLLLQRLPAKQVDAAEMASLAGEAARRAEQGNYPNYDTNFTPAEGFRAVPLPFIAMQLHDVAARWHRRNNDSEQERVAQLDSIDVEARQARARAAAGDHMGAAFALMGAMRRRQQLLGSGEMEVIQLHGEAREAMKAAREGQTPQTEDITQLVERAKPGILAKLDGRSLREAIFILAHLPSFRPRDEVERLTTDALDTSVLARLFGNVELSADARVTATAGGRSDEQFAHWRVEFQNMVRQTYVHTTINPAREYIREQYRLDPQEMMDAIGGAPLVGDDDQISVVRGIHAALTDDDLVAAHLLVPRLETVFRRVLDQTEGQLPSAVKSDGTEDVRMLGPMLENPEYRDRLDEYFGPDLMFEIETFFNSKPGPNARNALCHGFAPDAFYEDWPGVIATHLLMRVYLTLPKLADAAEAPDDSGPAEEEQPAAAPQEQTPDA, from the coding sequence ATGGTGAACGCACACGATTTGGACCGGGTGGGCATCAACAACGTCGACCTGAGCTACTGGCTGGTCGATGAGGGAACTCACAGTTACTTCACCCCCATGATGGAAGCCCGGCAGGGCGGTGACGGCACTGCCGCTCACATCTGGGAGTTGCTTCATCACGCGGGTATGCCCATCCTGGACGTGAACGAACGAGCCTACAAGCTTCACTGGGCAGGTCCTGAAAGCCTGCCCCGCTTCACAGCTGAAGGCACCCTCGCCACCCAGGACATCCTTGACCTCGTTACCCTGATGCCCCACGTGCAGCACCCTGGGATGCGGGCGCGCATCGGTGACATCGCCTGGCACACCGCCGAGAGGAAGGACCGCAAGTACGTTGTAAGGGCCGCGAGGGATGCTGTTGAAGCGTACCTCACGTACGCGAACCACCTCGTCCAACACCCCTCAAACTTCGACGTGGACATCGCTGAGGCGCTGACGCGAGCCTGGGACCTCACGCTGAGCGTGGCAAAAAGCGACGAGGGCCTGAAGGGCCGGGTGTTGGACGAAGCCCTCAAAGTCGTGCGTGACGACGAGCGTCACCCGACAACACGCCTCCTGCTGCTGCAAAGGCTCCCCGCCAAGCAGGTGGATGCTGCGGAGATGGCCAGCCTGGCTGGTGAAGCCGCACGCCGGGCAGAGCAGGGAAATTACCCCAACTACGACACGAACTTCACCCCGGCGGAAGGTTTCCGTGCAGTGCCCCTCCCGTTCATTGCCATGCAACTGCACGACGTCGCCGCCAGGTGGCACCGCCGGAACAATGACTCGGAGCAGGAGCGCGTGGCGCAACTGGACTCCATCGACGTGGAAGCCCGCCAAGCCCGCGCGCGCGCGGCGGCGGGTGATCACATGGGGGCCGCTTTCGCGCTCATGGGGGCCATGCGGCGACGTCAGCAATTGCTGGGGAGCGGGGAAATGGAGGTCATCCAACTGCACGGTGAGGCCCGCGAGGCAATGAAGGCGGCGCGCGAAGGGCAGACTCCCCAAACCGAGGACATTACGCAGCTCGTGGAGCGAGCAAAGCCCGGCATCCTTGCCAAACTCGACGGGAGGAGTTTAAGGGAGGCCATCTTCATCCTCGCGCACTTGCCTTCCTTCCGCCCCCGCGACGAAGTGGAGCGGCTGACCACGGACGCGCTGGATACCTCAGTGCTGGCCAGGCTGTTCGGAAACGTTGAACTCAGCGCCGATGCACGGGTGACGGCAACCGCGGGGGGACGAAGTGACGAGCAGTTCGCCCACTGGCGGGTGGAGTTCCAGAACATGGTGCGCCAGACGTACGTCCACACGACCATCAACCCCGCGCGGGAGTACATTCGCGAGCAGTACCGCTTGGACCCGCAGGAAATGATGGACGCCATCGGCGGGGCTCCCCTGGTGGGAGACGACGACCAGATCAGTGTCGTGCGTGGAATTCACGCGGCATTGACCGATGACGACCTGGTCGCGGCGCACCTGCTCGTTCCCCGCCTGGAGACCGTGTTCCGACGGGTGCTCGACCAGACGGAAGGTCAGCTCCCTTCCGCAGTGAAGAGCGACGGCACCGAGGACGTGCGGATGCTCGGCCCGATGCTGGAGAACCCCGAATACCGCGACCGCCTCGACGAGTATTTCGGGCCTGACCTGATGTTCGAGATTGAAACGTTCTTCAACTCCAAGCCCGGCCCGAACGCCCGCAATGCCCTGTGCCACGGCTTCGCCCCGGACGCCTTCTACGAGGACTGGCCGGGCGTGATTGCCACGCACCTGCTCATGCGCGTGTACCTCACCCTGCCGAAACTGGCGGACGCAGCGGAAGCGCCCGACGACAGCGGCCCTGCGGAGGAGGAACAACCAGCTGCTGCGCCTCAGGAGCAGACGCCGGACGCTTAA
- a CDS encoding restriction endonuclease-related protein, protein MTSLQNLPERATAEEAAALLGPLAAGLGLPGEVPDVRTLRLWRTKRHLTLSGRNFTRRNLLEVLALLKLRGDGLTLQNAVTRVLALDDDRLHLLLVGGTAPLVRTDAEPVITLHLLAKGILEQHRLVGKGAIVGHTDAKKTGIENTPLSLHQAMARLGRHYFQEGQEDRAASVHVLLRLCTTPLKEWAPRALAELHEDGNAILVDPVYRVPSEDCGTIAQRADGTHLGDLIENHLHDELRATLKKLEDDADAAYTVIREFIGRHPMASAQELMVLNANPELSLDAVQFVQGLYQPVHAGHVKNGLVRRCAHCQGLIGEDGLCTLAGCRDDHPTEDSTPLKVDQAYVARPEVLMYWADPAREELRLYDRLQGVRALKGRVHLYPHSDRCDVSIGEEVGVDVKDYRDPVRLAQRLNRGLGGLGQYPERILAIADRRWSPTYRDRLVEQFSADNKRMVRVMSVSDAISHLKKTYGKGGSRAGTA, encoded by the coding sequence GTGACCTCCCTCCAGAACCTCCCTGAGCGTGCAACCGCGGAAGAAGCGGCCGCGCTGCTCGGGCCTCTTGCGGCAGGACTGGGCCTGCCGGGGGAGGTGCCGGACGTCCGCACGCTGCGGTTGTGGCGCACCAAACGCCACCTCACCCTGAGTGGCCGGAACTTCACCCGCCGCAACCTCTTGGAGGTGCTCGCCCTGCTGAAACTGCGCGGCGACGGCCTCACCCTCCAAAATGCCGTCACCCGCGTCCTCGCCCTCGACGACGACCGCCTGCACCTGCTCCTCGTCGGGGGGACGGCCCCCCTGGTCCGCACCGACGCCGAACCGGTCATCACCCTGCACCTGCTCGCCAAGGGCATCCTCGAACAGCACCGCCTGGTGGGCAAGGGCGCCATCGTGGGCCACACGGACGCCAAGAAGACCGGCATCGAGAACACTCCCCTCAGCCTCCACCAGGCGATGGCGCGCCTCGGCCGGCACTACTTCCAGGAGGGCCAGGAGGACCGTGCTGCCAGCGTGCACGTCCTGCTGCGACTGTGCACCACGCCCCTGAAGGAGTGGGCGCCGCGCGCCCTCGCGGAGCTCCACGAGGACGGCAACGCCATCCTCGTGGACCCCGTGTACCGCGTACCCAGCGAGGACTGCGGCACCATCGCCCAGCGCGCGGACGGCACGCACCTCGGCGACCTGATCGAGAACCACCTCCACGACGAATTGCGCGCCACCCTCAAGAAACTCGAGGACGACGCGGACGCCGCGTACACCGTCATCCGGGAGTTCATCGGCCGGCACCCCATGGCGAGCGCACAGGAACTGATGGTCCTGAACGCCAACCCGGAACTCAGCCTGGACGCCGTGCAGTTCGTGCAGGGCCTGTACCAGCCCGTGCACGCCGGGCACGTGAAGAACGGCCTGGTGCGCCGCTGCGCCCACTGCCAGGGCCTGATCGGCGAGGACGGCCTGTGCACCCTCGCCGGGTGCCGCGACGACCACCCCACCGAGGACTCCACGCCCCTGAAGGTGGACCAGGCGTACGTCGCCCGGCCGGAGGTGCTGATGTACTGGGCGGACCCCGCCCGGGAGGAACTGCGCCTGTACGACCGTTTGCAGGGCGTGAGGGCCCTCAAAGGCCGGGTGCACCTGTACCCGCACAGCGACCGCTGCGACGTGTCCATCGGGGAGGAGGTGGGCGTGGACGTGAAGGATTACCGCGACCCCGTGCGCCTCGCCCAGCGGCTGAACCGCGGGCTGGGCGGCCTGGGGCAGTACCCGGAACGCATCCTCGCCATCGCCGACCGCCGCTGGTCGCCCACGTACCGGGACCGGCTGGTGGAGCAGTTCAGCGCGGACAACAAACGCATGGTGCGGGTCATGAGCGTGAGTGACGCGATCTCGCACCTGAAGAAGACCTACGGGAAGGGGGGTTCACGTGCGGGAACGGCCTGA
- a CDS encoding TnsA-like heteromeric transposase endonuclease subunit — protein MTSYRVSFVRGDGEVVQDAPLDALLTLSLADLQPCRKVQNYRHQVNQTGEYWFTTQGVHLAFESRLEEAVMRQLDQDRGVRRVAAQPFLLTWTAEDGRVLGHYPDLLADRVGQRRLVLDVRPTAHTTDEDTQRAFQTTRQACSAIGWAYEVRSEPHPTHLFNLRWLGGHRRPPHALDEYAPALLDLARRTPRPLGELADAVGEPFFARPVLFYLLWKQDLTTDLNVPLSDMSVIHARV, from the coding sequence ATGACATCTTACCGCGTCTCCTTCGTGAGGGGCGATGGTGAAGTCGTCCAGGATGCCCCGCTGGACGCGCTCCTCACCCTCTCCCTCGCCGACCTCCAACCCTGCCGGAAGGTGCAGAACTACCGGCACCAGGTGAACCAGACGGGCGAGTACTGGTTCACCACGCAGGGCGTGCACCTGGCGTTCGAGTCCCGCCTGGAAGAGGCCGTCATGCGGCAACTCGACCAGGACCGGGGCGTGCGGCGCGTCGCCGCTCAACCGTTCCTCCTCACCTGGACGGCCGAGGACGGCCGCGTCCTCGGGCACTACCCAGACCTGCTTGCCGACCGCGTCGGGCAGCGCCGCCTCGTCCTCGACGTCCGCCCTACCGCCCACACCACGGACGAGGACACCCAGCGTGCCTTCCAGACCACGCGTCAGGCTTGCTCTGCCATCGGCTGGGCGTACGAAGTGCGGTCAGAACCACACCCCACGCACCTGTTCAACCTGCGCTGGTTGGGCGGTCACCGCCGCCCCCCGCACGCCCTGGACGAGTACGCGCCCGCCCTGCTGGACCTCGCGCGGCGCACCCCCCGACCCCTCGGGGAACTCGCGGACGCCGTCGGCGAGCCGTTCTTCGCCCGGCCCGTGCTGTTTTATCTGCTCTGGAAGCAGGACCTCACCACTGACCTGAACGTACCCCTCTCGGACATGAGCGTGATTCACGCGAGGGTCTGA
- a CDS encoding RNaseH domain-containing protein, with product MTIQDLDPPAPNVMPQGDADTRVRRIVKRERDVRDDPIALAFVMNGRGRDQVHRVTVVQWSDAAYHQLGALSKAMNSQKPKVSLPVVGLRGRLELGDQRNLRLDRTLGLAKHRTLSWTLTPPDDALPAARDAALGWLVDDVTEHAHHPDAVAALGQLKQLVRAGQALTTRERSTRVFEWGTSLGKTAKALTPSSYADLADFVARGLEGQAPFPDLGALRRIASGQLEQNQAELMTDPVPVGGRSRFSLVVRLRVFSYPGRPTPVIITEFSKRVWATGLKEKATTKTLSAYALPDGSTRALQFTLKRVRTEAGWVYAPDDDFGPIARRYFPKTTFTAEKIVKEGHRLSGCRLLVGLKHGVGERSETKSGVPDKDKLDGFTGLVDAMKALGLHPWEGLRYLETSTREVKDRDQHWGKRDSDDSKKKEKYRQWLEEAQQSIRDVYDGEHHLVIAVQPGQEEDAREAEARLATILGGSVTTVRVPISPLAHGPRSTLPVPQPKSPDHKPGNADRAALRMAEWDPFIRTVKAHEEKTGRRVDGVLVIARQWYPGNQHDDLVNKRAARIALAQGLGVPVQYLRPRDEAREEAAVKAPRGRKKTQDEIDAGIDRSFEDRLMIGWLDLAYKSAGRVKPGKVIAEARKVYEEDVPSLFGAYPDRILALGVVRRNTTRFIGNDRSFLPFAIELDVETGTCGARFAYEGDGRQPVHTSLMPLPQALVTLAGLGPVQLTTAVQNRWEQLGGRTQAFFREALADFGKRAQRPLVIVDADSSRSVWPWLKDEVIDPNNVHLDGTFHAEAAWPHARLVRVRTSNSPKVLWDKDFHGAVQGEDGQPTAEIIRYHAPSAAEADLFKVTDTQGTNVYLSFGSTIRTGQTQGRSGYRVMYGMRQVRDDTGQHYVADTMKVHTDAWTTPAGVEIAVVRSGGDQPDQVARLVEWLRQCYAHFGEWTTKPAPLYFEKALKEYLADYDLDEEEGGEEEE from the coding sequence ATGACCATTCAGGACCTTGACCCGCCCGCCCCGAACGTCATGCCGCAGGGGGACGCGGACACCCGCGTGCGGCGCATTGTGAAGCGGGAACGGGACGTGCGTGACGACCCTATCGCACTCGCCTTCGTGATGAACGGCCGCGGCCGCGATCAGGTGCACCGGGTGACGGTCGTGCAGTGGTCGGACGCCGCCTACCACCAACTGGGTGCCCTCTCCAAAGCCATGAACAGTCAGAAACCCAAGGTGAGTCTCCCCGTCGTGGGGCTGCGTGGTCGGCTGGAACTCGGTGATCAGCGGAACCTCCGCCTGGACCGCACCCTGGGCCTCGCCAAGCACCGCACCCTCTCGTGGACGCTCACCCCGCCGGACGACGCCCTGCCCGCCGCTCGGGACGCCGCCCTGGGTTGGCTGGTGGACGACGTGACCGAACACGCCCACCACCCCGACGCGGTGGCGGCCCTGGGGCAACTCAAGCAGCTGGTGCGCGCTGGGCAGGCCCTCACCACCCGGGAACGCAGCACGCGGGTGTTCGAGTGGGGGACGAGTCTGGGGAAGACCGCGAAGGCCCTCACGCCCAGCAGTTACGCGGACCTCGCGGACTTCGTCGCTCGCGGCCTGGAGGGGCAGGCCCCGTTCCCTGACCTGGGCGCCCTGCGGCGTATCGCGAGCGGGCAACTGGAGCAGAACCAGGCGGAACTGATGACGGACCCGGTCCCCGTGGGCGGCAGAAGCCGCTTCAGCCTCGTCGTGCGCCTCCGCGTGTTCAGCTACCCCGGCCGGCCCACGCCCGTGATCATCACCGAGTTCAGCAAACGCGTGTGGGCGACAGGTCTCAAGGAAAAGGCGACCACAAAGACGCTCAGCGCGTACGCCCTCCCGGACGGGTCCACCCGGGCCCTGCAATTCACCTTGAAACGCGTGCGTACGGAAGCGGGGTGGGTGTACGCGCCGGATGATGACTTCGGCCCGATCGCCCGCCGGTACTTCCCGAAGACGACCTTCACCGCGGAGAAGATCGTGAAGGAAGGGCACCGCCTGTCCGGGTGCCGGTTGCTCGTCGGCCTCAAGCACGGGGTGGGCGAACGCAGCGAAACGAAGAGCGGCGTGCCCGACAAGGACAAGCTGGACGGGTTCACCGGCCTCGTCGATGCGATGAAGGCCCTGGGCCTGCACCCCTGGGAGGGCCTGCGGTACCTGGAAACGTCCACCCGCGAGGTGAAGGACCGCGACCAGCACTGGGGCAAGCGCGACAGCGACGACAGCAAGAAGAAAGAGAAGTACCGGCAGTGGTTGGAGGAAGCGCAGCAGAGCATCCGGGACGTGTACGACGGTGAGCACCACTTGGTGATCGCCGTGCAGCCCGGCCAGGAGGAGGACGCCCGCGAGGCCGAGGCACGCCTGGCCACCATCCTGGGCGGCAGCGTCACCACTGTCCGGGTGCCCATCAGTCCCCTCGCGCACGGCCCGCGCTCGACACTGCCGGTCCCGCAGCCGAAATCCCCCGATCACAAACCCGGGAATGCGGACCGGGCGGCGCTGCGCATGGCGGAATGGGACCCGTTCATCCGGACGGTGAAGGCCCACGAGGAGAAGACCGGCCGCCGGGTGGACGGGGTGCTGGTCATCGCCCGGCAGTGGTACCCCGGGAACCAGCACGACGACCTGGTGAACAAACGCGCGGCGCGCATCGCCCTCGCTCAGGGCCTGGGCGTGCCCGTGCAGTACCTGCGGCCCCGCGACGAGGCCCGCGAGGAAGCGGCCGTGAAAGCGCCGCGCGGCCGGAAGAAGACTCAGGATGAGATCGACGCGGGCATTGACCGCAGTTTCGAGGATCGCCTGATGATCGGCTGGCTGGACCTCGCCTACAAGAGCGCCGGGCGGGTGAAACCCGGGAAGGTGATCGCCGAGGCGAGGAAGGTGTACGAGGAGGACGTGCCCAGCCTGTTCGGCGCGTACCCTGACCGCATCCTCGCGCTGGGCGTCGTGCGGCGCAACACCACCCGCTTCATCGGGAACGACCGCAGCTTCCTGCCGTTCGCGATTGAACTTGACGTGGAGACGGGCACGTGCGGCGCCCGCTTCGCGTACGAGGGGGACGGCCGTCAGCCCGTGCACACCTCCCTGATGCCGCTCCCGCAGGCGCTGGTGACCCTCGCGGGATTGGGCCCCGTGCAGCTCACCACGGCCGTGCAGAACCGCTGGGAGCAACTGGGCGGGCGGACGCAGGCGTTCTTCCGGGAGGCGCTCGCCGACTTCGGCAAGCGGGCGCAGCGGCCGCTGGTGATCGTCGACGCGGACAGCAGCCGCAGCGTGTGGCCCTGGTTGAAGGACGAGGTCATCGACCCGAACAACGTTCACCTGGACGGCACCTTCCACGCGGAAGCTGCCTGGCCGCACGCTCGCCTCGTCCGCGTCCGCACCAGCAACAGCCCGAAGGTGCTGTGGGACAAGGACTTCCACGGGGCGGTGCAGGGCGAGGACGGCCAGCCCACCGCGGAGATCATCCGCTACCACGCGCCCTCAGCGGCGGAAGCGGACCTGTTCAAGGTGACGGACACGCAGGGCACGAACGTGTACCTGTCCTTCGGCAGCACCATCCGCACCGGGCAGACCCAGGGCCGCTCCGGGTACCGGGTCATGTACGGCATGAGGCAGGTACGCGACGACACCGGGCAGCATTACGTCGCGGACACCATGAAAGTCCACACGGACGCGTGGACGACCCCGGCGGGCGTGGAGATTGCCGTCGTGCGTTCCGGTGGTGACCAGCCCGACCAGGTGGCGCGGCTGGTGGAATGGTTGCGGCAGTGCTACGCGCACTTCGGGGAGTGGACGACGAAACCCGCCCCCCTGTACTTCGAGAAGGCCCTCAAGGAGTACCTCGCCGACTACGACCTCGACGAGGAGGAGGGCGGCGAGGAAGAGGAATGA